Proteins co-encoded in one Oxyura jamaicensis isolate SHBP4307 breed ruddy duck chromosome 7, BPBGC_Ojam_1.0, whole genome shotgun sequence genomic window:
- the ERMN gene encoding ermin, whose product MSEDVPVVPGMPECNGSVVPEKGPLQVIGIIDDIARSVGMGPYTNADTSPDAPLAKGNWEESRNSLADDIVCGDFDGEKQCEEKQEENDVTLQQGSVDLQDTGTGGQEPEEGPGSGRPALGTAASPSGEVAGTPAGTAEHRGSDAEEEEEEEEEEEEDTEEDEVQVIEMQKETSEASHRQQRESGKEESPPASPGCNAQAEKAGEQPGLGKKNDISRHSYSRYNTISYRKIRKGNTKQRIDEFESMMHL is encoded by the exons ATGAGCGAGGACGTGCCGGTGGTGCCCGGCATGCCCGAGTGCAACGGGAGTGTGGTCCCTGAGAAGGGACCGCTCCAGGTCATTGGCATCATCGATGACATCGCGAGGTCTGTCGGGATGGGGCCCTACACAAATGCAGACACCAGCCCTGACGCTCCGCTCGCAAAAGGAAATTGGGAGGAAAGTAGAAACTCGCTGGCGGATGACATAGTGTGTGGAGATTTTGACGGAGAGAAGCAATGCGAAG aaaagcaagaggaaaatgatGTGACGCTACAGCAGGGATCAGTTGATCTCCAGGACACAGGAACCGGCGGCCAGGAGCCAGAGGAAG GGCCGGGCAGCGGGCGGCCAGCGCTGGGGACAGCGGCCAGCCCCAGCGGGGAGGTGGCGGGGACCCCCGCGGGCACCGCCGAGCACAGAGGGAGCGatgcggaggaggaggaggaggaggaggaagaagaagaggaggacaCCGAGGAGGATGAAGTGCAGGTGATAGAGATGCAGAAGGAGACCAGCGAGGCATCCCATCGGCAGCAGCGAGAGAGCGGCAAGGAGGAGTcgccccccgccagccccggctGCAACGCccaggctgagaaagctggggagcagcccggcctggggaaaaaaaacgaCATCTCCAGACACAGCTACTCCCGGTACAACACCATCTCCTACCGGAAAATTAGGAAAGGAAACACCAAACAAAGAATTGATGAATTTGAATCCATGATGCACTTATAA